A genomic window from Glycine soja cultivar W05 chromosome 10, ASM419377v2, whole genome shotgun sequence includes:
- the LOC114370743 gene encoding putative F-box/FBD/LRR-repeat protein At1g78760 isoform X1 — protein sequence MEEGKETKGKLTTEPKIQRTSEEERDRLSELPDFVLLHIMNFIDTKDALRTCILSKRWKDLWKHLTTLSFYQSSSLFNERVVNFNKFVSQVLSCRDGSISLINVRLVIYESIGSQLLNRIMKYAVLHNVQQLTMYIPFYYGKISTYLDPIIFSCQSLTYLSLHNLSSRPPLELPKSLQLPALKSLCLINVLFTATDNVCAEPFTTCNLLNTLVLKYCFLHNDAKILFISNSNLSSLKLMDLKIRDTFQHKVVLSTPNLSSLTVCFFEASSFTIQPLSSTCNLSCLEEGTINIATDISHPVLLGWLQVFTNVKILTLSYGTLKLILKDLSNLATMGSQPPCFVRLESLKVVTNQFRVISDEEVNKAVEYLLQNSPLIRVLLSKKLYRGCLLKYLEPVLVGLANHNRSQIGPSLEWDHNHQHHKGGL from the exons atggaagaaggaaaagaaactaAGGGGAAGTTGACAACAGAGCCGAAGATACAGAGGACAAGTGAAGAAGAGAGGGATAGGCTGAGTGAGTTACCTGATTTTGTTCTGCtccatataatgaattttattgacACAAAAGATGCACTTAGAACTTGTATCTTGTCCAAACGATGGAAGGACCTCTGGAAACATCTTACCACTCTCTCTTTCTATCAATCTAGTAGCTTGTTTAATGAAAGGGTTGTCAATTTTAACAAGTTTGTATCTCAGGTTCTGTCTTGTCGGGATGGTTCCATTTCACTTATTAACGTTCGTTTAGTCATCTATGAATCAATAGGGTCTCAACTGCTGAATAGGATCATGAAATATGCTGTGTTGCACAATGTCCAACAGTTGACTATGTATATTCCTTTCTATTATGGAAAAATATCCACTTATCTTGACCCTATCATTTTTTCCTGTCAGTCTTTGACATATCTTAGCCTTCACAATTTATCTAGTAGGCCTCCTTTGGAACTTCCAAAGTCCCTGCAGTTGCCAGCATTGAAAAGCTTATGTCTCATCAATGTCCTTTTTACTGCAACTGACAATGTGTGTGCTGAGCCCTTTACAACCTGCAACTTGTTGAATACTTTGGTCCTTAAGTATTGCTTTTTGCACAATGATGCAAAAATACTCTTCATATCTAATTCTAACCTTTCCAGTTTGAAGCTAATGGACCTGAAGATACGGGACACCTTTCAACACAAAGTTGTGCTTTCTACTCCAAATCTTAGTTCTCTCACAGTTTGTTTTTTTGAGGCTTCAAGTTTCACTATTCAACCACTCTCCTCTACATGTAATCTTTCATGTCTTGAAGAAGGAACTATTAACATCGCTACTGATATATCTCATCCAGTTCTCTTAGGCTGGCTGCAAGTTTTCACTAATGTAAAGATATTGACACTTTCATATGGGACGCTTAAGCTAATACTAAAA GATCTATCAAATCTTGCTACAATGGGAAGTCAACCTCCGTGCTTTGTTAGATTGGAATCATTGAAAGTTGTAACAAATCAATTCAGAGTGATATCTGATGAAGAAGTAAACAAGGCAGTGGAGTACCTACTTCAAAACTCTCCACTAATCAGAGTTTTATTGTCGAAAAAGTTGTATCGTGGTTGTTTACTTAAATATTTAG